In Centroberyx gerrardi isolate f3 chromosome 20, fCenGer3.hap1.cur.20231027, whole genome shotgun sequence, a genomic segment contains:
- the LOC139913766 gene encoding inactive all-trans-retinol 13,14-reductase → MWLLIFLVWLVIWAGGTYWYLFGKPSPFSLESVRPPGPRELDQKKRDKVIKQGFSLEKVPQNLDAIVIGSGIGGLTAAATLAKAGKRVLVLEQHDQAGGCCHTYIEKGFEFDVGLHYIGQLHENSLLRIAFDQISEGQLEFQELDQHFDTIQIGLGEEKREYTIFTGKTEMKAHLKKQFPDDTEAIETFFNIMKVSAKKTHYLATLKLIPQWVSLFLLKSGIADLVSPVFRLSGTCATDLVNTLTSNKDLHVIFSYLFYGVPPKDSSIVINALLVHHYKRGAYYPKGGASEIAFHIIRTIQKYGGNCLVRASVSQVLVNDKGAAYGVKVRKGQEEVEVHAPVVVSNCGIFTTFQKLLPPEIQVKPDIQERLNMMKHGRGSFLVFSGFDGTQEELGLVSTNFWLFKNNDMDTSMEEFFAMSKEEAPDNIPMMFITMPSAKDPEAKIRHPGKSCMTILTMVKYEWFEEWKDTTVRKRGDEYHNYKMRFANKLFDWACTIFPKIKDKLVFQDVATPLTNMHYLGAQRGAMYSAEHNLDRFHAEAVARNRCNTPVKNLYISGQDVFSCGIAGALHGGLLCASTVLDHIVYIDLLLLKKKLKRRKARELAQLAKKKLQ, encoded by the exons ATGTGGCTGTTGATTTTCTTAGTGTGGTTGGTGATATGGGCTGGTGGCACATACTGGTACCTCTTTGGGAAGCCAAGCCCGTTCTCCCTGGAGTCAGTCAGACCCCCTGGACCTCGAGAACTTGATCAGAAGAAGCGGGACAAAGTCATCAAGCAAG GTTTCAGCCTTGAGAAGGTGCCCCAGAACCTGGATGCCATCGTCATCGGTAGTGGGATTGGTGGGCTGACAGCTGCAGCCACACTGGCCAAAGCGGGGAAGAGGGTCCTGGTGCTGGAACAGCATGACCAGGCAGGAGGCTGCTGCCACACCTACATCGAGAAAGGCTTTGAGTTCGATGTCG GCCTTCACTACATCGGCCAGCTCCATGAGAACAGCCTGCTGCGTATCGCCTTTGACCAGATCTCCGAAGGCCAGCTGGAGTTCCAGGAGCTGGACCAGCACTTCGACACCATTCAGATCGGCCTGGGCGAGGAGAAACGGGAGTACACCATCTTCACCGGCAAGACTGAGATGAAAGCCCACCTGAAGAAGCAGTTCCCCGATGACACCGAGGCCATTGAGACATTCTTCAACATCATGAAG GTCTCAGCTAAGAAGACCCACTATCTGGCTACTCTGAAGCTGATCCCGCAGTGGGTGTCTTTGTTCCTGCTCAAGTCAGGCATCGCAGACCTCGTCTCCCCAGTCTTCCGCCTCTCTGGCACATGTGCAACAGACTTGGTGAACACCCTGACCAGCAACAAGGATCTCCATGTCATCTTTTCCTACCTTTTCTATG GTGTACCTCCAAAGGATTCCAGTATTGTGATCAACGCCCTCCTGGTTCATCACTACAAGCGAGGTGCCTACTACCCAAAAGGAGGTGCCAGTGAGATCGCCTTCCACATCATTCGTACCATCCAGAAATATGGAGGCAACTGCCTGGTCAGAGCTTCTGTCTCCCAGGTCCTGGTCAATGACAAGGGAGCAGCTTATG GTGTGAAAGTGAGGAAAGGCcaggaggaagtggaggtgCACGCTCCTGTGGTAGTTTCCAACTGTGGCATCTTCACCACCTTCCAGAAACTTCTGCCGCCTGAGATCCAAGTCAAGCCAG ATATTCAAGAGAGACTGAACATGATGAAACATGGCAGGGGGTCGTTCTTGGTCTTCTCTGGCTTTGATGGAACCCAAGAGGAGTTGGGCCTTGTGTCCACCAACTTCTGGCTGTTCAAAAACAATGATATGGATACTTC gATGGAGGAGTTCTTTGCAATGAGCAAGGAGGAAGCACCAGATAACATCCCCATGATGTTCATCACAATGCCATCTGCCAAAGACCCTGAGGCCAAAATAAGACACCCTG GAAAATCTTGCATGACGATATTGACCATGGTGAAGTACGAGTGGTTTGAGGAATGGAAGGACACGACCGTGCGCAAAAGGGGCGATGAATACCACAACTACAAAATGAGATTTGCCAACAAACTCTTTGACTGGGCCTGCACTATATTCCCTAAAATCAAAGACAAG ctgGTTTTCCAGGATGTTGCTACCCCACTGACCAACATGCACTACCTGGGCGCCCAGCGAGGAGCCATGTACTCCGCTGAGCACAACCTGGACCGCTTCCACGCTGAGGCTGTGGCAAGGAACAGGTGCAACACCCCAGTCAAAAACCTCTACATCTCAG GCCAAGACGTGTTCAGCTGTGGGATAGCAGGCGCTCTGCATGGTGGACTCCTCTGCGCCTCCACTGTCCTGGATCACATTGTCTACATCGACTTGCTCCTCCTCAAGAAGaagctgaagaggaggaaggccaGAGAGCTGGCCCAACTGGCTAAGAAGAAACTGCAGTGA
- the gngt2b gene encoding guanine nucleotide-binding protein G(I)/G(S)/G(O) subunit gamma-T2b produces the protein MARDMTDKEILKMELDQLKKEVSTPRTPVAANCTETISFVEGLTADDPLIKGVSDEKNPYKGDKGGCVVT, from the exons ATGGCTCGGGATATGACAGATAAGGAAATCCTGAAAATGGAGCTGGATCAGTTGAAGAAGGAAGTTAGCACCCCTCGGACACCA GTGGCCGCAAACTGCACAGAGACGATTTCTTTTGTTGAGGGCTTGACAGCAGATGATCCTCTGATCAAAGGCGTCTCAGATGAGAAGAACCCCTACAAGGGAGACAAGGGAGGCTGCGTAGTAACATAG
- the tmem101 gene encoding transmembrane protein 101: MAAPSRKQVLRLLCQFGAFILTRFGFWNCFSMLMLFAERADAKRKPDIPVPYLYVDMGAAVLCASFMSFGVKRRWFSTAAAVQLAISTYASYVGEQVHYGDWLKVRMYSRALAIIGGFLVLASGAGEVYRQKPRTRSLQSTGQVFLGVYLICMVYSLQHSKEDRLAYLNHIPGGEITLMLLVVLFGVLALAFLSGCYIRLAAQILATVLPLVVLFIDGNLGYWHNTRRVEFWNQMKLIGHNVGIFGAVLILATDG; encoded by the exons ATGGCAGCGCCTAGTAGAAAGCAAGTGTTGAGGCTTCTGTGTCAATTTGGGGCATTTATTTTGACCCGGTTTGGGTTTTGGAACTGCTTTAGTATGTTGATGCTCTTTGCCGAACGAGCGGACGCAAAAAG gAAGCCAGACATCCCGGTACCCTACCTGTATGTGGACATGGGGGCCGCGGTGCTGTGTGCCAGCTTCATGTCGTTTGGGGTGAAGAGGAGGTGGTTTTCCACGGCCGCTGCCGTACAGCTGGCCATCAGCACTTATGCATCTTACGTCGGGGAACAGGTGCATTATGGAGACTGGCTGAAG GTGCGAATGTATTCCAGAGCGCTGGCCATTATCGGAGGCTTCCTGGTTCTAGCCAGCGGGGCAGGGGAGGTGTACCGACAGAAACCTCGCACCAGGTCCCTGCAGTCTACTGGACAAGTTTTCCTGGGGGTCTACCTGATCTGCATG GTGTACTCCCTACAGCACAGCAAGGAGGACAGGCTGGCTTACCTGAACCACATCCCCGGGGGAGAGATCACTTTGATGCTGCTGGTCGTGCTGTTCGGGGTGCTGGCCCTGGCCTTCCTGTCCGGCTGCTACATCCGCCTGGCGGCCCAGATCCTGGCCACGGTCCTGCCTCTCGTTGTCCTCTTTATCGACGGCAACCTGGGCTACTGGCACAACACTCGCAGGGTGGAGTTCTGGAACCAGATGAAACTGATCGGACATAACGTGGGCATCTTCGGCGCCGTGCTGATCCTGGCTACCGACGGCTGA
- the LOC139913770 gene encoding uncharacterized protein LOC139913770 yields MVGVVALLPLLFNTVLGSKLCPNHCLCYESSDLVDCQSRELTHIPHGIPHGTWLLDLSGNKLPEVRSESFTGLWSLRILLLANNSIQTLQPQSLSSLQFLERLDLSFNRLRWLPQDFSQSLSSLLELRLDHNLLQQLDSPSLNHFENLRKLDLSYNHIWEMEVRVLSSLSRLNFLNLEGNKLNVLKDGLLTRQQSLEVLLLSHNNISLIESEALSPLRSLTLLGLQGNQLEHLKFKTFLNLHTISTHLQMSFNPWTCDCELQRVFSKIQHVRHLQVEDYKDIICHAPAQQAGVSLASMDSQLCMAETASVLVITITVMLAVIGALVKAERNRKNKQTVSDTDSQEK; encoded by the exons ATGGTTGGTGTGGTGGCTCTGCTGCCTCTTCTCTTCAACACGGTGTTGGGCTCCAAGCTGTGTCCCAACCACTGCCTGTGCTATGAGTCCTCTGACCTGGTGGACTGTCAGTCTCGTGAGCTGACCCACATCCCTCACGGTATTCCCCATGGCACCTGGCTGCTGGACCTGAGTGGGAACAAGCTGCCAGAGGTACGCAGCGAATCCTTTACTGGGCTTTGGTCACTCAGGATCCTCCTGCTCGCCAACAACAGCATCCAGACTCTGCAGCCACAG TCACTGTCATCACTACAATTTCTGGAGAGGCTGGACCTGAGTTTTAACCGGCTGCGCTGGCTCCCTCAGGACTTCTCTCAAAGCCTGTCCTCCCTCCTGGAGCTCCGGCTAGACcacaacctgctgcagcagctggactcCCCTTCGCTGAACCATTTTGAAAACCTCAGGAAACTGGACCTCAGTTACAACCACATCTGGGAGATGGAGGTCAGGGTTCTCAGTAGCCTCTCTCGCCTGAACTTCCTCAACCTGGAGGGGAACAAGCTGAATGTGCTCAAGGACGGCCTGCTGACCAGGCAGCAAAGCCTAGAGGTGCTGCTTCTCAGCCACAACAACATCTCTCTGATCGAGTCCGAGGCGCTGTCTCCTTTACGGAGCCTGACTCTGCTGGGTCTCCAGGGAAACCAGCTGGAGCACCTCAAGTTCAAGACCTTCCTGAACCTCCACACCATCAGCACCCACCTTCAGATGTCCTTCAACCCCTGGACCTGTGACTGTGAGCTGCAGCGTGTCTTCAGCAAGATCCAGCATGTTCGGCACCTGCAGGTGGAGGACTATAAGGACATCATCTGTCACGCCCCTGCTCAGCAGGCCGGGGTCTCCCTGGCCTCGATGGACAGCCAGTTGTGCATGGCTGAGACGGCCTCAGTGCTAGTCATCACCATAACTGTCATGCTTGCTGTGATTGGTGCGCTGGTCAAGGCGGAACGCAACCGTAAGAACAAGCAAACTGTAAGTGATACTGACTCACAAGAAaaatga
- the lsm12b gene encoding protein LSM12 homolog A codes for MAAPGPGEYFSVGSHVSCLTCLGQRLQGEVVAFDYQSKMLTLKCASSSGKPNLNDVILINLAYVSEVDIINDRTETPPPLASLNVSKLANRARTEKEDKLSQAYAISAGVSVEGQQLFQTIHKTIKDCKWQEKNIIVMDDVVISPPYQVENCKGKEGSALSHVRKIVEKHFRDVESQKSMQRTQAQQTQKDSTLSS; via the exons ATGGCGGCTCCTGGACCGGGGGAGTATTTTAGCGTCGGGAGCCATGTCTCTTGCCTCACCTGCTTGGGCCAACGTCTGCAAGGAGAGGTGGTCGCATTTGACTACCAGTCCAAGATGTTAACTTTGA AATGTGCTTCCTCCAGCGGAAAGCCAAACCTCAATGACGTCATCCTGATCAACTTAGCCTATGTTTCTGAAGTGGACATAATAAATGACCGCACTGAGACTCCGCCTCCACTAGCATCACTGAATGTTAGCAAG CTTGCCAATCGAGCACGGACGGAAAAGGAGGACAAGCTGTCCCAAGCCTATGCAATCAGTGCTGGGGTTTCTGTGGAGGGCCAGCAGCTATTCCAGACGATTCACAAAAC caTCAAAGACTGTAAATGGCAGGAGAAGAACATAATTGTGATGGACGACGTTGTAATCTCGCCGCCTTACCAGGTTGAGAACTGCAAAGGCAAAGAGGGAAGCGCTTTAAGTCATGTACGCAAAATA GTTGAGAAACATTTTAGAGACGTGGAAAGTCAGAAGTCCATGCAACGTACACAAGCACAGCAAACACAGAAGGACTCCACTTTATCTTCTTGA
- the g6pc3 gene encoding glucose-6-phosphatase 3 — protein sequence MEAIHTQGIWMAESLQLKTMSQENLWQIVTHMGDPKAAFLLFFPLTYFISRRAGVAVLWVAAISEWLNLVFKWMLFGERPFWWIGESRLFVNNPPRVQQFASTCETGPGSPSGHAMVTAAVWWVMVSSLGSFLYSRTHSVLISAVPYLLYVVMLVAVGLSRIFILAHFPHQVIAGSITGFILGIVLDRRVPEGRPLLFFVCSSIGLLLTALLLHAGLEQLGVNLSWSIALAKKWCSHSEWIRLDTAPFSSLTRDCGALVGLGLAQYWKPGGWSLPRAPRALCLALSSMGLYHVNRLPLPVHPQTLFYGLFFVKFIIVPQVVMVLVPGLVYLLTDKKKKD from the exons ATGGAGGCAATTCATACCCAAGGCATTTGGATGGCTGAAAGTCTTCAGCTGAAAACGATGAGTCAAGAAAATCTTTGGCAGATTGTCACTCATATGGGGGACCCTAAGGCAGCCTTCCTGCTCTTCTTTCCTTTGACATATTTCATCAGCAGGCGAGCTGGAGTAGCAGTTCTGTGGGTAGCTGCTATATCGGAGTGGCTAAATTTGGTGTTTAAATG gatgCTCTTTGGAGAAAGGCCGTTCTGGTGGATAGGAGAATCTCGTTTATTTGTCAATAACCCACCCAGAGTTCAACAGTTTGCCTCCACCTGTGAAACCGGCCCAG gcaGTCCATCAGGACATGCGATGGTGACTGCAGCAGTCTGGTGGGTGATGGTGTCGTCCCTCGGTTCATTTCTCTACTCCCGTACTCACAG TGTGCTGATATCAGCTGTTCCATACCTGCTGTATGTTGTGAtgctggtggcagttggactctCACGGATCTTCATCCTCGCCCATTTCCCTCACCAGGTCATCGCTGGCTCTATAACAG GTTTCATTCTGGGGATCGTTCTGGACCGCAGAGTGCCGGAAGGTCGCCCCCTGCTGTTCTTTGTTTGCTCCAGCATCGGCCTGCTGCTCACCGCCCTGCTGCTGCATGCTGGGCTGGAGCAGCTGGGAGTCAACCTCTCCTG GTCTATTGCTTTGGCTAAGAAGTGGTGCAGCCATTCGGAGTGGATTCGGCTGGACACggcccccttctcctccttgaCACGGGACTGCGGGGCCCTCGTGGGTCTGGGACTGGCCCAGTACTGGAAGCCAGGTGGATGGTCTCTCCCCCGGGCTCCGCGGGCTTTGTGTCTGGCCCTCTCTTCCATGGGACTGTACCACGTTAATCGCCTGCCGCTGCCGGTCCACCCGCAAACCCTCTTCTACGGCCTGTTCTTTGTCAAATTCATTATCGTGCCTCAGGTGGTCATGGTGCTTGTGCCTGGGCTGGTTTACCTTCTTacagacaagaagaagaaggactAG